The segment TCCGAGAAGCTGCTTGATGAAGAAAGATGGCGCATGCTTGAAGATGTGGAAGTCGGCCATTATTTTGATGTGGACCGCATTATAATTTACGCTTATAGATTATTTTTACTGGAAAAATGGGAAAACATAAACACCGCGGATAAAGAGAAGCTTCTTTCAGCGGTACTTCACTAACATTTTAATATAAGGCAGACGTTATGGCAGGACAAAGAAGAGGTAAGATAGTAAAAGTTAACGGCAACATGGTAACAGCCCAGACAGATGCGTTCATCGTGCAGAACGAAGTCGCATATGTTCTGCATGGAAAAGAGCGCCTTAAATCGGAAGTCATCCGCGTGAGGGGCAATAATGCCGAGATGCAGGTATATGAAAGCACAAGCGGCATACGCGTAGGCGAAGAAGCGGATTTTACGGGCGAACTTCTTTCCGTGGAACTCGGCCCGGGGCTCCTGGGCACGATCTTTGACGGGCTGCAGAACCCGCTGGATCTTCTTGCCAAAGCCCACGGATTTTTCCTGAAACGCGGCGAATATATTGACGCGCTTTCGGATAAAGCTATGTGGGAATTTACGCCCGTAAAAAAAGAAGGCGACATAATCAAAGCCGGCAGCTGGCTGGGGCATGTCCCTGAGCACATATTCAAACACTATGTAATGGCGCCTTTTGGTCTTGCGGGGCCTTTGGAGATTGTAAAGATTGCCAAAGCGGGCCGTTATAATATAAAGGATATAATAGCACAGTTAAAGAGTTCCGACGGCAAGAAGCACGATGTTACGATGTTGCAGATATGGCCGGTCAAGATACCCATAAGCGCGTATAGCGAAAAGCTGAAACCCTCCGTACCTCTTGTTACCAAGATGCGGATCATAGATTCGCTATTTCCTGTTTCGAGAGGCGGCACATATTGTATACCGGGGCCTTTCGGCGCCGGCAAGACAGTGCTGCAACAGCTGACAAGCCGCCACGCAGAGACGGATATAGTGGTCATAGCCGCATGCGGCGAAAGAGCGGGCGAAGTCGTTGAGACGCTTAAGACATTTCCTGATATAAAAGATCCCAATACCGGCAGGCCGCTGAGCGACCGCACAGTCATAATATGTAATACAAGTTCCATGCCGGTTGCGGCAAGAGAAGCCAGTGTCTACACAGCCGTAACAATAGCCGAATATTACCGCCAGATGGGCCTGAATGTTCTTTTATTGGCCGATTCCACCTCGCGATGGGCCCAGGCGATGAGAGAGATGTCGGGCCGTCTTGAGGAGATACCGGGCGAGGAGGCATTTCCGGCGTACCTCGAATCCAGGATAGCATCTTTTTATGAAAGAGCCGGCGAGGTAAAGCTGAATGACGGTGGGACCGGCTCAGTTACAATAGGAGGTACTGTAAGTCCCGCCGGCGGGAACTTCGAAGAACCTGTTACCCAGGCGACGCTTAAAGTGGTGGGGACTTTTCACGGGTTATCAAGGAAAAGATCCGACGAAAGACGGTATCCGGCCATAGATCCTCTGGCGAGCTGGTCGAAATATAAGAGCTTCATAGACGAAAAAGACATGACGGCCGGCCATAACATTCTGCGAAAGAGTAACGATGTAGCGCAGATGATGAAAGTCATAGGCGAGGAAGGGGTCTCGCTATCGGATTATATCGATTATCTCAAAGGTGAATTTTTAGATTTTGTCTATCTTCAGCAAAATGCGTTTGATGAAGTGGACGAAGCCACCTCGAAGGATCGACAGAAATATAT is part of the Candidatus Omnitrophota bacterium genome and harbors:
- a CDS encoding V-type ATP synthase subunit A produces the protein MAGQRRGKIVKVNGNMVTAQTDAFIVQNEVAYVLHGKERLKSEVIRVRGNNAEMQVYESTSGIRVGEEADFTGELLSVELGPGLLGTIFDGLQNPLDLLAKAHGFFLKRGEYIDALSDKAMWEFTPVKKEGDIIKAGSWLGHVPEHIFKHYVMAPFGLAGPLEIVKIAKAGRYNIKDIIAQLKSSDGKKHDVTMLQIWPVKIPISAYSEKLKPSVPLVTKMRIIDSLFPVSRGGTYCIPGPFGAGKTVLQQLTSRHAETDIVVIAACGERAGEVVETLKTFPDIKDPNTGRPLSDRTVIICNTSSMPVAAREASVYTAVTIAEYYRQMGLNVLLLADSTSRWAQAMREMSGRLEEIPGEEAFPAYLESRIASFYERAGEVKLNDGGTGSVTIGGTVSPAGGNFEEPVTQATLKVVGTFHGLSRKRSDERRYPAIDPLASWSKYKSFIDEKDMTAGHNILRKSNDVAQMMKVIGEEGVSLSDYIDYLKGEFLDFVYLQQNAFDEVDEATSKDRQKY